One window from the genome of Caldibacillus debilis DSM 16016 encodes:
- a CDS encoding response regulator transcription factor → MISVLLVDDHEMVRIGVSAYLSSQPDIRVVGEAENGKKGVEMALKLRPDIILMDLVMKEMDGIEATKEIIRHWPEAKIIIVTSFIDDEKMFPALEAGATSYLLKTSKAGEIADAIRSTYYGQTVLVPEVAAKMTEKLRSRKKALPHEELTNREMEVLLLMAEGKSNQEIAEELFISLKTVKAHVSNILGKLGVQDRTQAVIYAFKHSLVKK, encoded by the coding sequence ATGATTAGCGTGTTGCTTGTCGACGATCATGAGATGGTCCGGATCGGCGTATCCGCCTATTTATCGTCACAGCCCGATATTCGGGTCGTCGGCGAGGCGGAAAACGGCAAAAAAGGGGTGGAGATGGCGTTAAAGCTTCGCCCGGATATCATTCTGATGGACCTGGTCATGAAAGAAATGGACGGGATTGAAGCGACGAAGGAAATCATCCGGCACTGGCCGGAAGCGAAGATCATCATCGTGACCAGTTTTATCGACGATGAAAAAATGTTTCCCGCCCTGGAAGCGGGCGCCACCAGCTATCTTTTAAAGACATCGAAGGCGGGCGAAATCGCCGACGCCATCCGTTCCACCTATTACGGCCAAACGGTGCTCGTTCCGGAAGTGGCTGCGAAGATGACGGAAAAGCTCCGCAGCCGCAAAAAAGCCCTCCCCCACGAAGAACTGACGAACCGGGAAATGGAAGTGCTGCTTTTGATGGCCGAAGGAAAATCCAACCAGGAAATTGCGGAGGAATTGTTCATCTCCTTAAAAACGGTCAAGGCCCATGTAAGCAATATTTTGGGCAAATTGGGGGTCCAGGACCGGACCCAGGCGGTAATTTACGCTTTTAAGCATTCCCTGGTGAAAAAATAG